Proteins found in one Brevibacillus brevis genomic segment:
- a CDS encoding sigma-54 interaction domain-containing protein, producing MKPLFSLDSTLSSFAIPIPPDIVKIRTGETVGEWVDKERRGKVVIVSPTTTLEQSISYILVGPGVSDLPTLVIVDEQGTPTGMVEPYQLMTAFVVLTQNQSALLSTLMDTMSEAVTIVDSRNVVQHWNRAAETIYEIDREQVVGTSLDEHFASESIRLLDALRQGTSVQRVYHIPRPDSHVLINAAPIRREGEIIGAISIEQDITELVRLNEELAHTTAHLHNLQQEMSRFQAADDPFYAIKGHSASIQSAIGSAKKVAQTDATVLIYGESGVGKELFAKAIHQASRRHDKPFIAINCGAIPAALFESELFGYQGGAFTGAEKKGKPGKLELAHGGTLFLDEIGELPLELQVKLLRALQERQFYRVGGTEPITVNTRIVAATNRQLEQMVADGRFREDLYYRLNVFSLEIPPLRERREDLPELVQIFIHEYSVAHDHSVPRISPEVMQALFEYSWPGNIRQLRNVIERLSILQENGVILPEHLPSVIRSHAEPAHVSMLTPMGGTYTQPTPTPTSIIRSSIPSNPPPPANEKERILAALERTYGNKKAAAELLGVSRGTLYNKMKKFNINEESFKWD from the coding sequence TTGAAACCGTTATTTTCGCTGGACAGTACGCTCTCTTCGTTTGCGATTCCGATTCCACCTGATATTGTCAAAATACGCACAGGTGAAACTGTAGGTGAATGGGTAGATAAAGAACGAAGAGGCAAAGTCGTTATCGTCTCTCCTACAACCACGCTCGAACAATCCATCAGCTACATTCTCGTTGGCCCAGGCGTTTCCGATCTGCCGACACTCGTCATCGTGGATGAACAAGGGACTCCGACGGGAATGGTCGAGCCATACCAGCTCATGACTGCCTTTGTCGTGTTGACCCAAAACCAGTCTGCCCTGCTCAGTACCTTGATGGATACGATGAGTGAGGCTGTCACCATCGTGGACTCCCGCAATGTCGTCCAACACTGGAATCGGGCAGCAGAAACGATTTATGAAATCGATCGCGAACAAGTCGTCGGAACTTCGCTCGATGAGCACTTCGCCAGTGAATCGATCCGCCTGCTCGATGCACTGCGTCAAGGGACATCTGTTCAACGTGTCTATCACATTCCTCGTCCAGACAGTCATGTACTCATTAATGCGGCACCGATTCGCCGTGAGGGTGAGATTATCGGCGCGATTTCCATCGAACAGGATATTACCGAGCTGGTTCGTCTCAATGAAGAATTAGCGCATACGACGGCCCATCTCCACAATTTGCAGCAAGAGATGAGTCGGTTTCAGGCAGCAGACGATCCTTTTTACGCGATCAAGGGGCATTCGGCCTCGATCCAATCCGCTATTGGTTCCGCAAAAAAAGTGGCGCAGACAGATGCCACTGTGCTGATTTATGGAGAAAGCGGCGTCGGAAAAGAGCTGTTTGCCAAAGCGATTCATCAGGCAAGTCGCCGACATGACAAGCCCTTTATTGCGATCAACTGCGGTGCCATTCCTGCTGCTCTGTTCGAAAGTGAGCTGTTTGGTTATCAGGGTGGTGCTTTTACCGGAGCCGAGAAAAAGGGCAAGCCTGGCAAGCTGGAGCTGGCGCATGGCGGTACGCTTTTCCTCGATGAAATAGGAGAACTGCCGCTAGAATTGCAGGTCAAGCTGCTACGTGCCTTACAGGAACGCCAGTTTTACCGTGTAGGCGGAACAGAGCCGATCACCGTCAATACACGGATCGTAGCGGCGACAAACAGACAGCTGGAGCAAATGGTTGCAGACGGTCGTTTTCGTGAGGACTTGTATTATCGGCTGAACGTCTTTTCTCTGGAGATCCCTCCACTGCGCGAACGACGTGAGGATTTGCCAGAGCTCGTACAAATTTTCATTCATGAGTATTCGGTGGCCCATGACCACTCTGTACCACGCATCTCCCCCGAAGTCATGCAGGCGTTGTTCGAGTACAGTTGGCCGGGAAACATCCGACAGCTTCGCAACGTCATTGAACGTCTGTCGATCCTGCAAGAAAACGGTGTTATCTTGCCCGAGCATCTGCCGTCTGTCATTCGCAGTCACGCAGAACCCGCACACGTCTCTATGCTGACTCCGATGGGGGGAACGTATACACAGCCGACCCCGACCCCGACGTCAATCATACGTTCATCAATTCCATCAAACCCTCCTCCACCTGCGAACGAGAAAGAGCGCATTCTGGCAGCGTTGGAGCGTACGTACGGGAACAAAAAAGCAGCAGCTGAGCTGCTCGGCGTATCTCGTGGCACCCTTTACAATAAAATGAAGAAGTTCAATATTAACGAGGAGTCTTTCAAATGGGATTGA
- a CDS encoding proline dehydrogenase family protein, which translates to MEQAMKDFFLFLSKNKTLNSAAKKWGLRFGASRFVSGQTIAEAINAVRKLNQQGLVCTLDHLGEFVFSVEEANESADYCIKTLEAIHQSGVDCNLSLKMTSLGLDISRELCMDNMRRILDSAKKNGNIFVRIDMEDYAHNHVTMEILNELLQEYNNVGTVIQAYLYKASDDIDSLKDKKVNFRLVKGAYKESPEVAYPNKPDVDENYKKIIKQHLLNGGYAAVATHDDNIIDFVKKLEKEHNIPRTQFEFQMLYGIRTQSQIDLAREGYKMRVYVPYGNDWYGYFMRRLAESPANVKFVLKGMFTK; encoded by the coding sequence ATGGAACAAGCTATGAAGGATTTCTTTCTATTTTTATCCAAAAACAAAACCTTAAACTCTGCCGCGAAAAAGTGGGGTCTGCGCTTTGGAGCGAGCCGCTTTGTATCTGGTCAAACCATTGCGGAGGCAATCAATGCTGTACGCAAGCTGAACCAGCAAGGTCTCGTGTGCACACTGGATCATCTGGGCGAATTCGTGTTTAGCGTGGAGGAAGCAAACGAGTCTGCTGACTATTGCATCAAAACGCTGGAAGCGATCCACCAATCCGGTGTCGATTGCAATCTTTCGTTGAAAATGACTTCTCTCGGTCTGGATATTAGCCGCGAGCTTTGCATGGACAACATGAGACGCATTTTGGATTCGGCCAAGAAAAACGGAAACATTTTCGTTCGTATCGACATGGAGGACTACGCACACAATCATGTGACCATGGAGATTCTGAATGAATTGCTGCAAGAGTACAACAACGTAGGAACCGTTATTCAGGCGTATCTCTACAAAGCATCGGATGATATCGATAGCCTGAAGGACAAAAAAGTGAATTTCCGCCTCGTAAAAGGAGCTTACAAGGAGTCTCCTGAAGTCGCTTACCCAAACAAGCCAGATGTAGATGAGAACTACAAAAAAATCATCAAGCAGCATCTGTTGAACGGCGGGTACGCTGCTGTGGCAACTCATGATGACAACATTATTGATTTTGTGAAAAAGCTGGAAAAGGAACACAATATCCCGCGTACACAGTTTGAATTCCAAATGTTGTATGGTATTCGCACGCAGTCCCAAATTGATTTGGCTCGTGAAGGCTATAAAATGCGTGTTTATGTACCTTATGGAAACGACTGGTACGGTTATTTCATGCGCCGTTTGGCAGAAAGTCCGGCAAACGTAAAATTTGTTCTCAAAGGGATGTTTACGAAATAA
- a CDS encoding DNA-3-methyladenine glycosylase family protein, with protein sequence MNCSIISLTPPYSFDRLLRRLETHPDTQLRVNKEKNSLQRVYRIGLRPVLVSMQFIGSLEEPALRYETQVILPKTDQQLLEKMIRRTFSADLDLSVIYEQMREEKELAILTERFRGLRLMLDADLFQCMVKTIIGQQINLIFAANLSERLVTRAGDPVENSNGEGIIAFPTPDAVARLTVEDLRSLQFSQRKAEYIIDFARAIVNETVDLERLWTMEDEEIITYLTSLRGIGRWTVECLLMFGMGRPDLLPAADIGLRNGIVHLYGMKTKPNENDIRKLGEKWAPWRSIYCLYVWEAVGAIKRKEVFDL encoded by the coding sequence GTGAATTGTTCGATTATTTCGCTTACTCCTCCATATTCTTTTGACCGGCTGCTTCGGCGTCTTGAGACACATCCAGATACGCAGTTACGTGTGAATAAAGAAAAAAATAGCCTACAGCGCGTCTATCGTATCGGCTTACGGCCTGTGCTAGTCAGTATGCAATTTATAGGCAGCTTGGAAGAGCCTGCACTACGCTACGAGACACAGGTGATTTTGCCCAAAACAGACCAGCAGCTGCTAGAAAAAATGATCCGCCGTACTTTTAGTGCCGATTTGGATCTATCTGTTATTTACGAGCAGATGAGGGAAGAAAAGGAGCTCGCCATCTTGACTGAACGGTTTCGCGGTCTTCGTCTTATGCTGGATGCCGATTTGTTTCAATGTATGGTCAAGACGATCATCGGGCAGCAGATCAATCTGATCTTTGCAGCCAATTTGAGCGAGAGGCTTGTTACACGAGCAGGCGACCCAGTAGAAAACTCAAACGGCGAAGGCATCATCGCTTTTCCGACGCCTGACGCGGTAGCGAGATTGACTGTGGAGGATTTGCGTTCTCTGCAATTTAGTCAGCGAAAAGCAGAGTATATCATCGATTTCGCCCGCGCCATTGTGAATGAAACGGTAGATTTGGAAAGACTATGGACAATGGAGGATGAGGAAATCATTACTTATCTCACTTCGCTGCGAGGAATTGGACGATGGACAGTAGAGTGTCTACTCATGTTTGGGATGGGGCGTCCAGACTTGTTGCCTGCTGCTGACATCGGTTTGCGAAATGGAATTGTTCACCTTTATGGGATGAAAACGAAGCCAAATGAAAACGACATTCGCAAGCTGGGGGAAAAGTGGGCTCCATGGCGCAGTATCTATTGTCTGTACGTATGGGAAGCAGTGGGGGCGATCAAGAGAAAAGAGGTATTTGACCTGTAA
- the brnQ gene encoding branched-chain amino acid transport system II carrier protein, with amino-acid sequence MKELSTKETITIGLMLFALFFGAGNMIFPPALGQAAGDNVWIAMAGFLITGVGLPLLGIIAVGLAGGNLQTMASRVHPMFAVVFTFIVYLSIGPFMAIPRTGTVTFEMGVLPFLPESMKDSWVPLFVTTIVYFAITFWLSLNPSKLVDRIGKILTPALLIIIGLMYVKSLISPMGEVAQPIGAYQDTAFFKGFIEGYLTLDALAAMVFGLVVTTAVQERGIIDRKKVMWSTIKAGILAATGLGLVYLALSYLGATSVSFAKSENGGQILTGVVHQLFGPLGSLLLGAAVTLACLTTSVGLVTACSQFFSSRIPGISYKKMAVILSVFSAAVANVGLTQLITFSVPVLMAIYPLAIVLMLLTFCDRMFKGHRAVYVGAITATAVISLLDGASQLGLSIDSLTPFLEQLPLYKVGIGWLVPAFAGALFGLLWASLTRSVPVIRETK; translated from the coding sequence ATGAAAGAACTTTCCACGAAAGAAACAATTACAATTGGTTTGATGCTGTTTGCCCTATTCTTTGGAGCAGGGAACATGATTTTTCCGCCAGCTCTAGGACAAGCTGCAGGAGATAATGTTTGGATCGCGATGGCCGGCTTTTTGATTACTGGTGTAGGTCTGCCTTTACTTGGAATCATTGCAGTAGGATTGGCTGGCGGTAACTTGCAAACGATGGCGTCAAGAGTCCATCCGATGTTTGCAGTCGTGTTCACGTTTATTGTTTATCTGTCGATTGGTCCATTCATGGCCATTCCGCGGACAGGTACAGTAACCTTTGAAATGGGCGTATTGCCGTTTTTGCCTGAATCTATGAAAGACAGTTGGGTACCGCTTTTTGTGACCACAATCGTCTATTTTGCCATCACCTTCTGGTTGAGTCTGAACCCGAGCAAGCTTGTGGATCGAATCGGTAAAATCTTGACACCTGCACTTTTGATCATCATTGGCCTGATGTATGTCAAATCACTCATTTCTCCAATGGGTGAGGTGGCACAACCAATAGGAGCCTATCAGGATACAGCATTCTTCAAAGGCTTTATCGAGGGCTATCTGACGCTGGATGCATTAGCTGCAATGGTATTTGGTCTGGTAGTAACAACGGCTGTTCAGGAAAGAGGAATCATCGATCGCAAAAAAGTGATGTGGTCTACGATTAAAGCAGGAATTCTCGCAGCTACCGGACTTGGACTTGTCTATCTTGCTCTCAGCTATTTGGGAGCGACGAGTGTATCGTTTGCGAAATCGGAAAATGGTGGACAAATTTTGACAGGGGTCGTGCATCAATTGTTCGGTCCGTTAGGCTCGCTTTTGTTGGGAGCAGCTGTTACGCTTGCTTGCCTCACCACTTCTGTCGGGCTCGTCACAGCGTGCAGTCAATTTTTCTCGAGTCGTATTCCTGGCATCTCCTACAAGAAAATGGCTGTGATCCTGAGTGTGTTCAGCGCTGCGGTAGCAAACGTAGGTTTGACACAGCTGATTACCTTCTCTGTGCCTGTCTTGATGGCGATTTATCCGCTGGCGATCGTGCTGATGCTGCTGACGTTTTGTGATCGGATGTTCAAAGGACATCGTGCCGTTTACGTCGGCGCGATCACGGCAACGGCTGTCATCAGTTTGCTGGATGGAGCTTCCCAGCTTGGATTGTCTATCGATTCGCTGACACCATTCTTGGAACAATTGCCTCTGTACAAAGTAGGAATTGGTTGGCTGGTGCCAGCCTTTGCGGGCGCACTGTTCGGGTTGTTGTGGGCTAGCCTCACACGCAGTGTTCCGGTTATAAGAGAAACGAAGTAA
- a CDS encoding response regulator transcription factor encodes MSTMKVLVADDDPNVREIIRLYFEKQQIELIAATDGREALEMMEKEQPDVVILDVMMPQLDGFEACREIRKKWDTPIIMLTAKDEEFDRVLGLELGADDYVTKPFSPREIVARIRAIMRRLQPKPKVEDEAVARTFVFEQLTIDLDKREVIVAGEKVSFRPKEFDLLVQLVKSPGSVWSREQLLEQVWGFDYFGDVRTIDVHIKKIRQRLDKLPYECIQTVWGIGYKFGVDN; translated from the coding sequence ATGTCCACGATGAAAGTCTTGGTTGCCGATGACGATCCAAACGTACGCGAAATTATTCGCCTTTATTTTGAAAAACAACAAATCGAGCTCATCGCAGCAACAGATGGACGAGAAGCTCTTGAGATGATGGAAAAGGAACAGCCGGATGTGGTCATTCTCGATGTCATGATGCCGCAGTTGGATGGCTTTGAAGCATGCAGGGAAATCCGCAAGAAGTGGGATACGCCGATTATTATGCTGACGGCAAAGGATGAGGAGTTTGACCGTGTTCTCGGCTTGGAGCTCGGAGCGGATGATTACGTGACGAAGCCGTTTAGTCCACGTGAAATCGTCGCACGTATCCGCGCGATCATGCGCAGATTGCAGCCAAAGCCAAAAGTAGAAGATGAGGCAGTGGCTCGGACCTTTGTTTTTGAGCAATTGACGATTGATCTGGATAAACGGGAAGTGATCGTTGCCGGGGAAAAAGTGAGCTTTCGCCCGAAGGAGTTTGATTTGCTTGTTCAACTCGTCAAGTCGCCGGGAAGTGTATGGTCGCGGGAGCAATTGCTGGAACAAGTGTGGGGCTTTGATTATTTTGGTGATGTTCGAACGATCGATGTTCATATTAAAAAGATCAGACAGCGTTTAGATAAGCTCCCGTACGAATGTATTCAAACGGTTTGGGGGATCGGCTACAAGTTTGGGGTGGATAACTGA
- a CDS encoding sensor histidine kinase — MLGMSKSIYRRLLVSFLATVLVGLGITGIVLSFFTKEYIYNAKEEELLRMAKKVNAAIHNSNEVNKRLLDKLAMLDESFDTRIWLFDTEGKIVATSMKDEMLTGKSVAVSIADNVLKGKSAVTELQIEGLDDPMLSVSVPWGEGENVYGGIILHAPIEGIEKTFGQMRESILWATLFGVLLSTIMVSYLSWSISRPLRTIERTAAEIGRGNYAERVQVDTSDEISDLAQTINTMAQKLEKVEQERHHLEQVRNDFLANVSHELRTPLTAIQGFLEALQDGLVEEEEARQKYYAVMYTETMQVNRLVDDLMDLMKLENNEVNLVKFPVDVADVMNRVAFSFHQEAEEKGLRLGVEVEDELPRIYADKDRIAQILKNLVKNALKFTATGEICMRASLEGEYVQIQVIDTGMGIAADDLDRIWERFFKVDRGRSKNNKGTGLGLAIVKELVELHDGKCRVDSTPGKGSTFTIWLPRIKPEN; from the coding sequence ATGCTAGGCATGTCGAAAAGTATCTACCGCAGACTGCTGGTCAGCTTTTTGGCGACCGTTTTGGTAGGGTTGGGGATTACAGGGATCGTTCTCTCCTTTTTTACGAAAGAGTATATTTACAACGCTAAAGAAGAAGAGCTTTTGCGAATGGCGAAAAAAGTGAATGCCGCTATCCATAACAGCAATGAAGTCAACAAACGGCTCTTGGACAAGCTGGCAATGCTGGACGAGTCATTTGATACCCGCATCTGGTTATTTGATACAGAAGGAAAAATTGTCGCCACTTCGATGAAGGATGAGATGCTTACGGGCAAGTCCGTGGCAGTTTCTATCGCGGATAACGTGCTGAAGGGAAAAAGCGCGGTAACCGAACTACAAATCGAAGGTCTGGATGACCCGATGTTGTCGGTCTCTGTCCCGTGGGGCGAGGGCGAAAACGTCTATGGCGGAATTATTTTGCACGCGCCGATTGAAGGAATTGAGAAAACCTTTGGGCAAATGCGCGAGTCGATTCTGTGGGCGACCTTGTTTGGGGTGCTTCTATCTACGATCATGGTCTCGTATTTGTCATGGTCAATCTCCCGGCCATTGCGAACCATTGAGAGAACAGCGGCAGAAATTGGTCGTGGGAATTATGCAGAGCGCGTTCAGGTCGATACGTCCGACGAGATCAGCGATTTGGCGCAAACGATCAATACGATGGCACAAAAGCTGGAGAAGGTAGAGCAGGAGCGTCATCATCTGGAGCAAGTGCGCAATGATTTTTTGGCGAATGTCTCCCATGAATTGCGTACGCCTCTCACGGCGATCCAAGGTTTTCTCGAGGCGTTGCAGGATGGCTTGGTAGAAGAAGAAGAGGCCCGACAGAAGTATTACGCTGTGATGTACACCGAAACGATGCAAGTGAATCGCTTGGTGGATGACCTGATGGACTTGATGAAGCTGGAGAACAATGAAGTAAATCTGGTCAAGTTCCCTGTCGATGTGGCAGATGTCATGAATCGGGTTGCTTTTTCCTTCCATCAAGAAGCAGAGGAAAAAGGGCTTCGTTTGGGAGTAGAGGTAGAGGACGAGCTTCCGCGAATTTATGCCGATAAAGACAGGATTGCGCAAATTCTGAAAAATCTGGTGAAGAATGCACTCAAGTTTACGGCTACAGGTGAAATTTGCATGCGTGCTTCGTTGGAAGGAGAATACGTACAGATTCAAGTGATTGATACAGGGATGGGAATTGCAGCAGATGACCTGGACCGCATCTGGGAACGCTTTTTCAAAGTGGATCGGGGACGTTCCAAGAACAATAAGGGAACAGGACTTGGACTCGCGATTGTAAAAGAGCTGGTAGAGCTGCATGATGGCAAATGCAGAGTGGATAGTACGCCTGGTAAGGGCAGTACTTTTACGATATGGCTTCCAAGGATTAAGCCGGAGAACTAA
- a CDS encoding S66 family peptidase — translation MITYPSLKKGATIGVTAPSSGVPEYLHELIRLACSRMESRGYSIVCKDTVWTQEKAKSAPAINRAAEFNSLMKDEDVDIIIPPWGGELLIEILDKLDFDAMQPKWVLGYSDVSVLLLAITLKTGMATAHGTNLVDLRGAAMDETTAMWETVLSTQKGESVLQYSSPRYQKEWQHTNPSPHIFHLTEPTVWKTTKTTPHVNMQGRLLGGCIDIIRHVIGTPYGDVQRFQKELIGNEAIIWYLENCELSTTDLRRSLVQMKLAGWFDHCAGILFGRSPANQAVDGYTVEDVYQDLAAELQVPVLYDVDCGHMPPQITFINGAFAEVELSFEKGSVRQYFRP, via the coding sequence ATGATCACGTATCCATCGTTGAAAAAGGGCGCTACGATAGGGGTAACTGCACCATCATCAGGTGTACCAGAGTATTTGCATGAATTAATCAGGCTGGCATGCAGTCGTATGGAGAGCAGGGGGTATTCCATCGTTTGCAAAGATACAGTCTGGACACAGGAAAAAGCCAAGTCAGCACCTGCCATAAACCGCGCAGCCGAATTCAATTCCCTGATGAAAGATGAAGACGTCGATATCATCATCCCTCCCTGGGGTGGCGAGTTGCTGATTGAGATTTTAGACAAGCTTGATTTTGATGCCATGCAACCCAAATGGGTGTTAGGCTATTCGGATGTGAGTGTGCTGTTGCTTGCGATTACATTAAAAACGGGGATGGCTACGGCCCATGGGACGAATCTGGTAGATTTGCGCGGAGCAGCTATGGATGAGACGACGGCTATGTGGGAAACAGTTCTGTCAACGCAAAAGGGCGAGTCGGTCTTGCAGTATTCTTCTCCGAGGTATCAAAAGGAATGGCAGCATACGAATCCTTCGCCGCATATCTTTCACCTGACGGAACCGACTGTATGGAAAACTACAAAGACTACTCCCCACGTAAATATGCAGGGACGGTTACTTGGCGGCTGTATCGATATCATTCGTCATGTGATCGGAACACCATATGGGGACGTGCAAAGGTTTCAAAAAGAACTGATCGGGAACGAAGCAATCATCTGGTATTTGGAAAACTGTGAGCTTTCTACAACTGATCTGCGCAGATCATTGGTACAAATGAAGCTGGCTGGATGGTTCGATCATTGTGCGGGGATCTTGTTTGGGCGCAGTCCAGCGAATCAGGCGGTCGACGGCTATACCGTGGAAGATGTCTATCAGGATCTGGCTGCTGAGCTCCAAGTTCCTGTCCTCTACGATGTGGATTGTGGACATATGCCGCCGCAAATCACGTTTATTAATGGCGCATTTGCTGAAGTGGAGCTGTCTTTCGAGAAAGGAAGCGTCCGGCAATATTTTCGTCCATAA
- a CDS encoding DMT family transporter, which yields MSQSQWKQMFLGAVCLSLAAAIWGGVYVVSKVVLEVIPPFTLLILRFCIAFVVLGAFTIARKKSVTKKDYPLLMAIAFIGVTISIAAQFLGTKLSTAHMGALITSASPAFIAIFAVWLLKERIHLKQAIGILLATIGVIIVIGVPDQADAQSSLAGNLILLIAAISWGLYTVLSKKATQRYSSLLVTTYVALFGIIFTSPLMLWELSVTPVSWQFGWDIWAGVLYIGMISTAGAFYLWNKGFELMPAGSGAGFFFVQPIVGAFLGWLLLHEHLGVGFFAGGAFIFLGVALSTLRTRESAKNKRESMEAYPLSHHNEKQG from the coding sequence ATGTCACAATCACAATGGAAGCAAATGTTTTTAGGGGCTGTTTGCCTATCTCTTGCCGCAGCGATCTGGGGCGGTGTTTATGTCGTCAGCAAGGTCGTGTTGGAAGTGATTCCACCGTTCACGTTATTGATTTTGCGTTTTTGCATTGCTTTCGTCGTACTGGGGGCATTTACCATTGCCCGCAAGAAGAGTGTCACAAAAAAAGATTACCCTCTGCTGATGGCCATCGCCTTCATCGGGGTCACGATCTCAATCGCCGCGCAATTTCTCGGTACCAAGCTGTCTACTGCCCACATGGGTGCATTGATAACCTCTGCATCGCCTGCCTTTATTGCCATTTTTGCGGTTTGGCTATTAAAGGAGCGCATCCATCTGAAGCAGGCAATAGGTATATTGTTAGCGACGATTGGTGTCATCATCGTCATCGGTGTTCCAGATCAAGCTGACGCCCAGTCTTCCCTGGCAGGCAACCTGATTTTGCTCATAGCAGCAATTAGCTGGGGATTGTATACCGTTCTCAGCAAAAAGGCAACGCAGCGCTATTCTTCCCTGCTCGTCACTACCTACGTTGCATTGTTTGGCATCATCTTTACGAGTCCGCTCATGCTTTGGGAGCTGTCTGTCACGCCTGTCTCCTGGCAATTTGGCTGGGACATCTGGGCAGGCGTCCTCTATATCGGGATGATTTCTACCGCAGGTGCTTTTTATTTGTGGAACAAAGGCTTTGAGCTGATGCCCGCAGGAAGTGGGGCCGGGTTCTTTTTTGTTCAGCCCATTGTCGGTGCATTTTTAGGCTGGCTGTTGCTACATGAACATTTGGGTGTCGGCTTTTTCGCCGGTGGCGCATTTATTTTCCTCGGTGTCGCCTTGTCCACTCTGCGTACACGTGAATCGGCCAAAAACAAACGTGAATCGATGGAGGCGTATCCTCTCTCCCATCACAACGAGAAGCAAGGCTAA
- a CDS encoding GNAT family N-acetyltransferase, translating to MSLILTGERLIIRELLREDLTDLLAAYNSNPKYNQLRNGTSTVSLAELEAEYDATISIPSGHWLAITREGTIIGVIHIVLSSETDPKSWISLLLLHANYQQQGFGKEAVTLIEAFCIQHGSQHVHHGVIAYNEPALLFWGRLGYEQYRQVEAPVGRLTQPVLLVAKWLTPTK from the coding sequence ATGAGTCTCATTCTGACAGGTGAGCGACTCATCATTCGCGAATTGCTGCGCGAGGACTTGACCGACTTACTCGCCGCCTACAACAGTAATCCAAAGTACAATCAGCTTCGAAACGGCACCAGCACAGTAAGTCTTGCCGAACTGGAAGCCGAATATGACGCCACCATAAGCATACCTTCCGGGCATTGGCTCGCCATTACTCGTGAAGGTACGATCATTGGAGTCATTCATATCGTCCTCTCCAGTGAAACCGATCCAAAAAGCTGGATTAGTCTCTTGCTTCTGCATGCCAATTATCAGCAGCAGGGCTTCGGAAAGGAAGCAGTGACGCTCATAGAAGCTTTCTGTATCCAACATGGCAGTCAGCATGTTCATCACGGTGTCATCGCGTATAATGAACCCGCCCTTCTTTTCTGGGGGCGGCTTGGCTATGAGCAGTATCGTCAGGTGGAGGCACCAGTCGGTCGTCTGACACAACCGGTGCTCCTGGTAGCCAAGTGGCTAACCCCTACAAAGTAA
- a CDS encoding DinB family protein gives MFEQELLPTLQTARSRYQDALVHLDEAELGWKLAPGSNSIGFLIHHIAEVEYRFCMMFFGKTIPPEITLTTIGPVKDEGNFTDLSALLAFKDAAYHHLVDSLAALPKDAWDIPCKAPIATLTPRQALGRLIYHMGYHGGQIGLIRKYGGPQ, from the coding sequence ATGTTCGAACAAGAACTATTGCCGACCTTACAAACAGCTCGATCCCGGTATCAGGATGCACTCGTCCATTTGGATGAAGCCGAGCTAGGCTGGAAGCTGGCTCCGGGCTCCAATTCCATCGGATTTTTGATTCATCATATCGCGGAAGTCGAATATCGATTCTGTATGATGTTTTTCGGAAAAACAATCCCGCCCGAAATCACCCTCACTACAATTGGACCTGTAAAGGATGAAGGAAACTTTACCGACTTGTCTGCCTTGCTTGCTTTCAAAGATGCTGCCTATCACCACTTGGTGGATTCTCTCGCTGCTCTGCCAAAAGACGCGTGGGACATCCCCTGTAAAGCACCAATCGCCACACTGACTCCCCGTCAGGCACTTGGTCGACTGATCTATCATATGGGCTACCACGGCGGGCAGATTGGACTTATCCGAAAGTACGGAGGACCTCAATGA
- a CDS encoding acyl-CoA thioesterase, which translates to MAHRYHLTVRSTDIDVIGHVNNAKYLEYMEWARFEWIWEQGFTLDELRRRAIMPVVVNININYRKELKMREEVTAITTVVKVGEKSFVIRQELYNAADVLVADADVTMVMIDANTRQSISLPVELKEALLVELPKS; encoded by the coding sequence ATGGCTCATCGCTATCATCTAACGGTTCGTTCTACTGACATTGATGTAATCGGACATGTGAACAATGCCAAGTATTTAGAGTACATGGAGTGGGCGCGTTTTGAGTGGATATGGGAACAAGGATTTACGCTGGATGAATTGAGGCGACGGGCCATCATGCCGGTAGTGGTCAATATCAACATTAACTACCGCAAAGAGTTGAAGATGCGTGAAGAGGTAACGGCGATTACTACAGTGGTCAAGGTGGGTGAAAAAAGCTTCGTCATCCGCCAGGAGCTGTACAATGCTGCAGATGTATTAGTGGCGGACGCCGATGTGACAATGGTCATGATCGATGCGAACACACGCCAATCTATTTCTTTGCCAGTTGAGTTGAAAGAGGCACTACTTGTGGAATTGCCTAAAAGCTAA